One window of Cystobacter fuscus DSM 2262 genomic DNA carries:
- a CDS encoding VTT domain-containing protein has product MPDASTLAEWGLPGLFLVAVMAGSVLPAPSEAVLAALIYGGVGPGWAVTVATAGNVLGALTVYALGRWGARGEGGGVVGRWLQRRSAREGPRLLRARERLATWGAPVLLLAWLPIVGDVFVLAAGLVGVRPGPFVAFVSLGKGLRYLGVALSVLAASHTGISQ; this is encoded by the coding sequence ATGCCGGATGCGTCCACGCTCGCCGAATGGGGATTGCCGGGGCTGTTCCTCGTGGCGGTGATGGCCGGCTCGGTGCTTCCCGCTCCGTCCGAGGCGGTGCTGGCCGCCCTCATCTATGGAGGAGTGGGCCCGGGGTGGGCCGTGACGGTGGCCACCGCCGGCAACGTGCTCGGTGCGCTCACCGTCTATGCCCTGGGCCGCTGGGGAGCACGTGGCGAGGGCGGGGGCGTGGTGGGACGATGGCTCCAGCGCCGGAGCGCCCGGGAGGGTCCTCGTCTGCTCCGGGCCCGGGAGCGTCTGGCCACCTGGGGAGCGCCCGTGCTCCTGCTCGCCTGGCTGCCCATCGTGGGAGACGTCTTCGTGCTCGCGGCGGGCCTCGTGGGGGTGCGTCCCGGGCCTTTCGTCGCCTTCGTTTCACTCGGAAAGGGGCTGCGCTACCTCGGAGTCGCACTTTCTGTTCTCGCGGCGAGTCACACTGGAATTTCACAATGA
- a CDS encoding endonuclease/exonuclease/phosphatase family protein translates to MPLRSSSPTPARAGRWLLCSLLSLSLAACGQGSAPQAKEARELSSQGEVLGEARIRLMAANITSGNNQSYDPGHGIRIFQGTKPDVVMIQEFKYGTNSAVDLRAFVDTAFGSNFYYYREPQSGGIPNGVISRYPILDAGEWEDSRAPDRDFAWARLDIPGPKDLWVVSVHLLTADSGTRNTEAKELVGYIQQHVPAGDFLAIAGDYNTDNRSESCFSTFSAVVSPSGPHPVAQDNKEGTNASRAKPYDNVLVSNNLRAYQTATVIGASSFSAGLVVDTRVYSPIEEIAPAQSGDSGSSNMQHMAVIKDFLVPADDTTPVPTGRLTVVVPNGGESWSAGSTHSIAWTASETSHVKLEYTTDGSTWNVISESIPAAEGGYTWQVPASATTKARVRVSDASAAAVADTSDADFAITSTSPQDTRATITQETEGNNSAATASGRVGADKNVSGALSTSADVDWFAFNVTTAGSVKVMLSMPGAQDLDWSVYSASDLLFSAASSATMSNPEVGTFSASAPGIYYVKVVGYAGATGGYTLNVSGAGVQP, encoded by the coding sequence ATGCCACTGCGCTCCTCCTCTCCGACGCCCGCCCGTGCGGGCCGCTGGTTGCTCTGTTCCCTGCTGTCTCTGTCTCTCGCCGCGTGTGGGCAGGGAAGCGCCCCGCAGGCGAAGGAGGCTCGAGAGCTGTCCTCCCAGGGCGAGGTGCTGGGAGAGGCGCGGATCCGGCTGATGGCCGCCAACATCACGAGCGGCAACAACCAGAGCTATGACCCGGGCCACGGCATCCGCATCTTCCAGGGAACGAAGCCCGACGTGGTGATGATCCAGGAGTTCAAGTACGGCACCAACTCCGCCGTCGACCTCCGCGCTTTCGTCGACACCGCCTTCGGCTCGAACTTCTACTACTACCGGGAGCCGCAGTCGGGAGGCATTCCCAATGGCGTCATCAGCCGCTATCCCATCCTCGACGCGGGCGAGTGGGAGGATTCGAGGGCACCCGACCGGGACTTCGCCTGGGCGCGCCTCGACATCCCCGGGCCCAAGGATCTCTGGGTGGTGAGCGTGCACCTGCTCACCGCGGACAGCGGCACGCGCAACACGGAGGCGAAAGAGCTCGTCGGTTACATCCAGCAGCATGTGCCCGCGGGGGACTTCCTCGCCATCGCCGGTGACTACAACACCGACAATCGGAGCGAGTCGTGCTTCTCCACCTTCTCCGCCGTGGTGTCGCCGAGTGGCCCCCACCCGGTGGCTCAGGACAACAAGGAGGGCACCAATGCCAGCCGCGCCAAGCCGTATGACAACGTGTTGGTGAGCAACAACCTGCGTGCCTACCAGACGGCCACCGTCATCGGTGCCAGCTCCTTCAGCGCGGGCCTCGTCGTGGATACGCGTGTGTACTCGCCCATCGAGGAGATCGCTCCCGCGCAGAGCGGAGACAGCGGCTCCAGCAACATGCAGCACATGGCCGTCATCAAGGACTTCCTCGTGCCGGCGGATGACACCACTCCGGTTCCCACGGGACGCTTGACGGTGGTGGTTCCCAACGGAGGCGAGAGCTGGAGCGCGGGCAGCACCCACTCCATCGCCTGGACGGCGAGCGAGACCTCCCACGTGAAGCTCGAGTACACGACGGATGGGAGCACCTGGAACGTCATCTCCGAGAGCATCCCCGCCGCGGAAGGGGGCTACACCTGGCAGGTGCCGGCGTCGGCGACCACGAAGGCGCGCGTGCGCGTGAGTGATGCCTCCGCGGCGGCCGTCGCCGACACGAGCGACGCCGACTTCGCGATCACCAGCACTTCGCCCCAGGACACGCGCGCCACCATCACCCAGGAGACCGAGGGCAACAACTCCGCGGCGACCGCCAGTGGCCGGGTGGGGGCGGACAAGAACGTGAGCGGCGCCTTGTCCACCAGCGCGGACGTGGACTGGTTCGCCTTCAACGTGACCACGGCGGGCAGCGTCAAGGTGATGCTGAGCATGCCCGGCGCGCAGGACCTGGACTGGTCCGTGTACTCCGCGTCCGATCTGCTCTTCTCCGCGGCCTCCAGCGCCACCATGAGCAACCCCGAGGTGGGCACCTTCTCCGCCAGCGCCCCGGGCATCTACTACGTGAAGGTGGTGGGCTACGCGGGCGCGACGGGTGGCTACACGCTCAACGTGAGCGGCGCGGGCGTGCAGCCGTAG
- a CDS encoding AI-2E family transporter, with translation MATEQGARRVFIGLILLSIALVGLIARPFFEAFFLAAVLAGAFNSLQNWLTRHFRGRRGLAAGVIVVGIIVALLSPIAALTAFIVSEVIKGVNFITGVINQRGLEGLLTYVPESLRGTATRMLDRFQTESASVWQTVQDHVSAQGAAAAQTVGGVVMATGSVALQVTMMLIALYFLLVDGEKLVAWVESVSPLRRGQTTELLTEFRRVTRSVLTSTLATAGVQALAALVGYLIARVPVPVFFAAVTFFFALIPAIGGAAVCIVAALLLLATGHPAMAIFLAAWGVVVVGLSDNVVKPLLAKRGMNMHGALVFFSLLGGLAAFGAIGLLLGPLILAFFLAVVRIYERDYGRPNERPGAPPTPPSTNNAPTLAEGEEWEASEAHFHHVSEDTRSH, from the coding sequence ATGGCCACCGAACAAGGAGCCCGCCGCGTCTTCATCGGGCTCATCCTGCTGTCCATCGCCCTGGTGGGGCTCATCGCGCGCCCCTTCTTCGAAGCGTTCTTCCTGGCCGCGGTGCTGGCGGGTGCCTTCAATAGCCTGCAGAACTGGCTGACGCGGCACTTCCGGGGCCGGCGGGGGCTCGCCGCGGGCGTCATCGTGGTGGGCATCATCGTGGCGCTGCTCTCGCCCATCGCCGCCCTCACCGCCTTCATCGTCTCCGAGGTCATCAAGGGGGTGAACTTCATCACCGGGGTGATCAACCAGCGGGGCCTGGAGGGTCTGCTGACCTATGTGCCCGAGTCCCTGCGGGGAACCGCCACGCGCATGCTCGACCGCTTCCAGACGGAGAGCGCCAGCGTGTGGCAGACCGTGCAGGATCACGTGTCGGCCCAGGGCGCCGCGGCGGCCCAGACGGTGGGCGGAGTGGTGATGGCCACCGGAAGCGTGGCGCTCCAGGTGACGATGATGCTCATCGCGCTCTACTTCCTGCTCGTGGATGGGGAGAAGCTCGTCGCGTGGGTGGAGAGCGTGTCGCCGCTGCGGCGCGGGCAGACGACGGAATTGCTCACCGAGTTCCGCCGCGTCACCCGCTCGGTGCTGACGTCCACCCTGGCCACCGCGGGGGTGCAGGCGTTGGCGGCGCTGGTGGGCTACCTCATCGCCCGCGTGCCGGTGCCCGTCTTCTTCGCGGCGGTGACGTTCTTCTTCGCCCTCATTCCAGCCATCGGCGGCGCCGCGGTGTGCATCGTCGCCGCCCTGCTGCTGCTCGCCACGGGCCATCCCGCCATGGCCATCTTCCTGGCCGCCTGGGGCGTCGTCGTGGTGGGCCTGTCCGACAATGTCGTCAAGCCACTGCTGGCCAAGCGCGGCATGAACATGCACGGAGCCCTGGTCTTCTTCTCGCTGCTCGGAGGCCTCGCCGCCTTCGGCGCCATCGGCCTCTTGCTCGGGCCGCTCATCCTGGCCTTCTTCCTCGCCGTGGTGCGCATCTACGAGCGCGACTACGGCCGGCCCAATGAGCGCCCCGGCGCGCCGCCCACGCCGCCCAGCACGAACAACGCGCCCACGCTGGCCGAGGGCGAGGAGTGGGAGGCCTCCGAGGCCCACTTCCACCACGTGTCCGAGGACACGCGCTCCCACTGA